Below is a genomic region from Anas platyrhynchos isolate ZD024472 breed Pekin duck chromosome 4, IASCAAS_PekinDuck_T2T, whole genome shotgun sequence.
GTAAAGTGAGGAGGGCAAAAAAATCTATGCAGTTGTTTCCTACCttctggaaaaattaaaatgggtAATTTGGCCTTATCTTCAATGTGTTCTCTAATTCtgtgaagacaaaataaaattttagtgTATACTTCGTTTTCATAGAAGACTTGCATTTGAATTTTGTTAAGAATCTAAACATTTGCCATCTTTCTATCATTTATCTGCAGTCCTGGCtctcaggggaggtcccagtcgaccggtggctagcaaatgtgacacccatctacaagaagggccagagggtggacccaggaaactataggcctgtcagtttgacttCAGTACCcaggaagctcatggagcagattatcttgagtgttaTCATGTGGCACTTGCATGGCAACCAGGCGATCAGagccagtcagcatgggtttatgaaaggcaggtcctgcttgatgaacctgatctccttctatcacagtggatgaaggaaaggctgtgaatgtggtctaccttgacttcagtaaggcttttgacaccgtttcccacagaaTTCTTCtaaagaaactggctgctcatggcttggactgatgtacgcttcattgggttatgaactggctgggtagccaggcccaaagagtcgtggtgaatggagtcaaatccagtcagaggccggtcactagcggcgtcccccagggctcagtactggggccagtcctctttaatatctttatcgatgatctgggtgagggcattgagtgcaccctcagtaagtttgcagatgacaccaagctaggtgcgtgtgtcgatctgctcgagggttggaaggctctgcaggaggatctggataggctgcaccgatgggctgaggtcaactgcatgaagttcaacaaggccaagtgccgggtcctgcacctggggcgcaataaccccaagcagagctacaggctgggagatgagtggttggagagctgcctggcagaggaggacctgggagtgatggttgatagtcggctgaatatgagccagcagtgtgctcaggtggccaagaaggccagcagcatcctggcttgcataagaaacagtgtggccagcagggctagggaagtgatcgtccccctgtactcagctctggtgaggctgcacctcgagtactgtgttcagttttgggcccctcattacaggaaggacatggaggtgatGGAgtatgtccagagaagggcaacgaagctggtgaggggtctggagaacatgtcttatgaggagcagctgagggagctggggttgttcagcctggaggagtctcggggcaaccttatcgctctctacaggtacctcaaaagaggctgtagtgaggtgtggattggtctattctcccacatacCCAGCGATAGGATGAGGGGTAATGGGTGAaagttgtgccagaggaggcttaggttggatgttaggaaaaacttctttaccgaaagggttgttaggcattggaatgggctatccagggaagtggtggagtcaccatccctggaggtctttaaaagaaagGTCCTTTAGATatgtgatatggtttagtggaggacttgttagtgttaggtgaAAGGTTGGGCTAGgtaatcttggaggtctcttccaacctagatgattctgtgatctcttaTAGGTGAAGCTCTTGTCCAATAACTCTTTGCCAGTCAATGGTCTCAGCAAGGATTTATACTAGTTTCAGGCCTTGATCTTAGTGTTTTTCTCTTGCTAAATACATATATAGGTTTTTTATAAAACTGTACCCTCTACTTATGTATCATCATATTGACCCAATTAAAAGGAAGCCCAAGAATGGCTTCTTATGGCTTCTTATGGCATGTTAAAATCTTAGTTCTAGCAATGAGCACAATCAAACCTTTttattcccctccccccccttttttttttttttgactaaaaCACATGGAATATATTAATGTTTAATTCTTTCCAGGTTCCTAGCATCagatttacatatatataatgtttCTCCACATCTAGAAAAGAGAAAGGCCACtgttttactgcattttctgcATCACTTAAGAACcacttttgttaaaaaaaaataattcactaaGCAGATTAATGATGCAGATTAATCTGCTGGTTTTCAAGATATCTATGTGCATTTCCTATGAATCAAGAGCATACATTTCCTGTCCACTCTATGTTAAAACGCATAAACAAAACATcagcttccaaaaaaaataatcagacatCAATCCAGTATAGGGGGACCAACTCCCTTTTAAGGACTAGCTGCCATAGATACTTGCTTCATGTTAGCTGCATTGCACCGTATGTCATGATAATTTTGTGTGACTATGAAGATTCTCTGTGAACACCTAAAAGGCTAACAACTGCTATACTGAGTCTTATCCTTCTCATGGCCTTCAAGTCCAATACGCTGTCTCTGCCAGAAATCAGCACTGCAGGCCTTTAGAGCAGTACAGGCAACAAACACACATGAACACTTCTCCAGgatgctcttccagcttctacGAGCTAGGTGGTACctggatctttttttctttgcttaattCCTTCTTCAAATTTCCATATGTAAGACTGAAGAGGACAGAGGAAGTTGCTAATGGGCTGTTGCTGGCTCCCTCAAATAGCCTGTTGATCTCCACAAGCAAACAGGTAAGCCTAAGGTTAAAGTTTCATATTGTTGGCAACTATCCCTTTATCCCATACTCATACCAGACAAAACCAGCTTTCTGATGCTCAGAGCtgatgaaaaaatatatcaggGCAAGGCATGTTCTGGAAAGATGTTCTGTCAGAACTGCAATTTTGGTCCTGACATCCAGAATCATCACCCTTGAAACTGAATGAGCAGGGTCCTGCCTGGGGCAGGAAGACAGATTGTTCCAACATGAAAATTCCCAGAGGTTACAGGGCAAACGATTGGAAATTCAGAAGAGGAACGCTACACACTGTACTTTCGTTGATGGAGTAGTTTAAAACCTTACACAGGCAACAATCTACAGCTGCCTGCCACAAAGAGATGCAAGGTCAGAACACTCTCAGCTCATGATGGGGCCTCAAAATTAATTACTAGACCTGACAGGACAGTTAAGCAAACATCTCACTACCTTACTTTTTTCTCACCAGATGACGATCTTTCATTTCTGAACGTTCAAACAAAACATGCTGAGTGGTTTGCATGCAAGATTTCTGAATAAGTCCCAGAAGCCCTCCATGTACCTGGCCAACCTGcaagccaaaaaataaaagtcactagcaaaaacacacagatattttgttgaaaaaaatctaACTAAAGATGAACCAATTTCTGAGCTTGCACACAAATGATACCAATTCTCTTGGTCAGAAGTGTGCACACACCTACCTGTGTCTATTACATCACAGTCCTAAATGGGAGATTTCGAATGCTATAAAATCCCACTCTCTCTGCCAGTAAGCTCATCCTCTTGTCCAACACTGCATCTACGAGCATCTCAACATTACCGGTATTTACAAGCTCTCTTGTTCATACCAACGAATAGCATCCATCACTAGCCAGGATTAGAACATCTACTGGAGATGTGTGGTTAGCTACACAGATGCCTCCTTTCCGTGGTCTGTTTTCCCTGCAACAACAGGGAAAGTCTTATTTCATGTTTATTCTCCAGACTGCAAGCCCCATCAGGTAATCTATCCAAGGAATGTACATCCACAAAAGAGACCCTCAGTGACAATAAAATGTCATGCACATACCCTACCTGTACATTCATAGCAAGTGGAAGAACAAGATGATTTAAAATACTAATATTACTCTGAGGTGTGTTAAAACCTCTGTCTATCATTACAACAGCTAAGTCATCTTCCCCCATACTTCTGAGAGTCCCTTCGAATTTTACTAGTTTTCATCAAAATCAGTTTCCTTATATCCAAGAATATGCAACATCACTGGAAAAGGCATTTTAAATGGATACATGAACATTCACAGAGGAACATATCGAAGACTTCTTGGACACTAAAACTttcaagtcaaaaaaaaaaaaaaaaaaaaaaaaaaggatggctttggttcCTCTCTGAAAtaccaacaaaaaatatttcagagggCTCTATTGCATAAATCTCAACAACTCAGCAagcatattagaaaaaaaaatattactaaattaCCATCCATAAGTTACTACAGATGAGTGTGAAGACTTAGTCTCCAAACAGATCAGCTAGTAGAACGACTGAACATTTTACAGTGATGTTTTTCTATGCAATTACATGTTAataagaaatagagaaaaacacCTATTTCTACAGTGAAGAATAGAGTACTAGTCCACCTTTGTGTACCCTGCCAATACACAACAGAAAGCACGGCAGAGCACACAGActtcttcactgaaatcaaGACAGACAGAGTCTAGATGACCTATAGAAGCTCTATAATCCAAGTAGCAGTGTAATAATGgaataaaaatctttctctgACACTGGAGACATCCAGTACTGTACAAAATGCCTAACAAGCAAGAGCAGAGTTGAACCACTCACCTGTTGTGGAACTGAACAAGACCACTCAGACATCGGATACCTAACGCAGCACACGTCATCTGAACCTGGTTGCTCAGCCAGCACTTAACCCTAGAAGAAAGGAAGCTGTACATACATTTCTAGTTCTGTGTAGTCACTCATAGAGCATTATAATGCAAACTTTCCAACTTGCTCTCAATTGCCATTATTACAAAGACCACGCTAAGAGGATTTATTGCACTAACATCACCACATAGGAGATTACTAGTTATCAGAAGAGTTGTCAGTCCATTCTTCTACTCAGATCTGTTCTAAAAGGACCAGATTCAGAGGAGAAGACGTTATGAGATTATAGATGGGGCTTTGTTTTATAGATTTTCTCTGAAAGCTACTTCTATTGATTCATGTATTAacattaattaaatataaaaacctTTAGCTATTGAATCCCATTTAAGTTGCTTGCACTGACAGGACATAACTTTATCAGAGTCTCTATGCAGAATTGCTCATGGTAGATAATTAACTCGCCCTGTTCTGACTCAAGTAAAACATCCCTTTATTCACTGTTCTAAATGGACTCTCAGCAGTACCTTCCTGGGTTACATTACATGTCTGCTTTCAGATGCCATTGCTGTACTTCTCGCACAGAATGCTCCATGGCTTAGCAGTAGACTAAAATCACCCCACAACTGTACATATTAATCTTCCAAATTCAAGTTCACTTATGTTCTAATGCCCTAAAATTCAGCTCCTTGGAGAAATGGAAAGAGCCCTCAGCAAACACCTACCTGCCATTTGGAAACTGTCCTACTACTGTGTTTGCAGAGATCAGCAAGAGGATGCTGAGGAAAGCCAAGCAGAtgctacaaaacaaaataatcattGATAAGAAGCAAAATGGTAAATGTAATCTTAACCAGAAAACCTTTTAACTCTGTGATTCCTTTATAGGATGTTTCTCTCCACCATACATAGCAATAAATTAGCAATAGAAAGCAGTTAAGGCCAATGGGATATGAGCACAGCTTTTCATTCAGTTACTCCTCCACTGAGTACAAGATCTTGTACTACCCAGTGCCAACCTTCCAAAAAGAACTAAGCCTTGATCTCAAGCCATCTGGTGGTAAAGAACCCATCACAGGAGTTCAGCGTACAATCTTCCTCTCTTATTCAGACAGGTAAAGTCAATGAATATAGACATTTGCATgctaataaaaaatacagaacataaGAAACATACAtcttcagcactttttttttgtttttctctgggaGGTTTTGATGgcatcctggaaaaaaaagtcttgctaCATTCTCATTTCTGCACTAGTCAATAGTACATAATGTTACAACATCCATAAAAagtggcatttaaaaaaaaaatcccaggaaATTACATCTGGCTCACCGAAAAGGCATCAGGAGACAGTACCGAATCAGGATCCCAATGATCCACACAACAGTCAGTTGCCAGCTGACACAGTGAAAGTTGGCATTGGTTCTGCTGAGGAGATTCCAGGACAGCAGCTCCTCTGAGGAGAAGCGCCGTGTGACTTCATCTTCTGCCACTGCCTCACATGCCTTCTTGGCAAAGTACATAACGTCCCCAAGGTGGAAGTATTCCCTGTGGTGGCCAGCCATCTCCTTTTCCATGGATGTTTCCTCTCTCTGGATGATCCCTTTGtagcaagaaacaaagaaagaaaaacaacaaggcAACTACATGAGGAAATGAGTGTTCCTTCCCCTTAGTAAAAAAACTGAAATGATCATGATTTTTAGACCTGACTCTCCTACCACTCTGAGCATCATAATTGCATTGGTAGGCTTTGCTTATGTACTGGCATTTACAAGTTAATTCTCTAATCCTATGCCATATCACAGTAAACCACTAAGATGTTGAAGAAAGGAGACAAGTGTTCAGAGTGAGCTGCAAATAAAAGCCTGAGCACAACATCTACTTCACTGTCATTTATCAAACAACTGAAGTACACACAGTTCAAAATGTCAATAGATTTGTTGAATGAATGTCAACTGTCAAGATTACAGATCCCTCCTCTTGTCTTGACCCAAAGTCAGACAGTGttaatattgttatttttcttgctgatgGTGTATAGTTTCACTTTTTCCATACTAGCTTCCCAGCTGTAACAAACATCTTCCTCTGGTATTTTTTCTCAGAgacatctcctccccatcccctctccTTTAAGGGTTGCCTCACTACCAAGAAACATGAAAGCATCTAGATTTTTTACAGAGTTATACACAGAGTGACatgaaaacactgcagaagaagaaggaaaaaatcatgtttcataTTTGTAAAATTAACACCTCAAAGGACAGCCACACAGCAAAGCCTCAGTGatgattgctgaggtcagagaTCAGATTCCTACCTGCCTGGTTAAAATTACTAAATTGCATTGTTTCATGTCAGCTAATacttggtacttttttttttctttggttggtTTCAGCTTTTGATTTTAAAGGGGGAGCATTAAATATGCAttattgaaaattaatttaaagtgCCTTAATCAGCATGCTACTAATAGATCGGAATCTCAAAACTTCCTCTAGTTACTCTTCAGTCAAACCTTCAATGCACAGGAAATCATCAGTCCTGAAAGTCACCAGTTCAGAAACCAAATAGTCTGTGTGactaaagaagaaataaaaggagggaagagaaaaaaaaataaattactgtctCAAATTCTATCCCTGT
It encodes:
- the LOC101798609 gene encoding glycerol-3-phosphate acyltransferase 3 isoform X5; translated protein: MEKEMAGHHREYFHLGDVMYFAKKACEAVAEDEVTRRFSSEELLSWNLLSRTNANFHCVSWQLTVVWIIGILIRYCLLMPFRICLAFLSILLLISANTVVGQFPNGRVKCWLSNQVQMTCAALGIRCLSGLVQFHNRENRPRKGGICVANHTSPVDVLILASDGCYSLVGQVHGGLLGLIQKSCMQTTQHVLFERSEMKDRHLVRKKIREHIEDKAKLPILIFPEGTCVNNTSVMMFKKGSFEVGGTIHPVAIKYDPRFGDAFWNSTKYSMMTYTFNVMTSWAIVCNVWYLPPMVKEEEEDAIHFANRVKAVIAARGGMSILPWDGGLKRKKVKESFKEEQQKKYCQIVTENGSVGNGNVY
- the LOC101798609 gene encoding glycerol-3-phosphate acyltransferase 3 isoform X2 codes for the protein MEENRQALTEGKILLVWLILFVVLVLLPSMFRVSLGISHIYVKILIKTLEWATLQIEKGVKMQKALALENLISNGIIQREETSMEKEMAGHHREYFHLGDVMYFAKKACEAVAEDEVTRRFSSEELLSWNLLSRTNANFHCVSWQLTVVWIIGILIRICLAFLSILLLISANTVVGQFPNGRVKCWLSNQVQMTCAALGIRCLSGLVQFHNRENRPRKGGICVANHTSPVDVLILASDGCYSLVGQVHGGLLGLIQKSCMQTTQHVLFERSEMKDRHLVRKKIREHIEDKAKLPILIFPEGTCVNNTSVMMFKKGSFEVGGTIHPVAIKYDPRFGDAFWNSTKYSMMTYTFNVMTSWAIVCNVWYLPPMVKEEEEDAIHFANRVKAVIAARGGMSILPWDGGLKRKKVKESFKEEQQKKYCQIVTENGSVGNGNVY
- the LOC101798609 gene encoding glycerol-3-phosphate acyltransferase 3 isoform X4, with translation MEENRQALTEGKILLVWLILFVVLVLLPSMFRVSLGISHIYVKILIKTLEWATLQIEKGVKMQKALALENLISNGIIQREETSMEKEMAGHHREYFHLGDVMYFAKKACEAVAEDEVTRRFSSEELLSWNLLSRTNANFHCVSWQLTVVWIIGILIRYCLLMPFRICLAFLSILLLISANTVVGQFPNGRVKCWLSNQVQMTCAALGIRCLSGLVQFHNRENRPRKGGICVANHTSPVDVLILASDGCYSLVGQVHGGLLGLIQKSCMQTTQHVLFERSEMKDRHLVRKKIREHIEDKAKLPILIFPEGTCVNNTSVMMFKKGSFEVGGTIHPVAIKEEEDAIHFANRVKAVIAARGGMSILPWDGGLKRKKVKESFKEEQQKKYCQIVTENGSVGNGNVY
- the LOC101798609 gene encoding glycerol-3-phosphate acyltransferase 3 isoform X3; this translates as MNKYSQKASRVSLGISHIYVKILIKTLEWATLQIEKGVKMQKALALENLISNGIIQREETSMEKEMAGHHREYFHLGDVMYFAKKACEAVAEDEVTRRFSSEELLSWNLLSRTNANFHCVSWQLTVVWIIGILIRYCLLMPFRICLAFLSILLLISANTVVGQFPNGRVKCWLSNQVQMTCAALGIRCLSGLVQFHNRENRPRKGGICVANHTSPVDVLILASDGCYSLVGQVHGGLLGLIQKSCMQTTQHVLFERSEMKDRHLVRKKIREHIEDKAKLPILIFPEGTCVNNTSVMMFKKGSFEVGGTIHPVAIKYDPRFGDAFWNSTKYSMMTYTFNVMTSWAIVCNVWYLPPMVKEEEEDAIHFANRVKAVIAARGGMSILPWDGGLKRKKVKESFKEEQQKKYCQIVTENGSVGNGNVY
- the LOC101798609 gene encoding glycerol-3-phosphate acyltransferase 3 isoform X1; this translates as MEENRQALTEGKILLVWLILFVVLVLLPSMFRVSLGISHIYVKILIKTLEWATLQIEKGVKMQKALALENLISNGIIQREETSMEKEMAGHHREYFHLGDVMYFAKKACEAVAEDEVTRRFSSEELLSWNLLSRTNANFHCVSWQLTVVWIIGILIRYCLLMPFRICLAFLSILLLISANTVVGQFPNGRVKCWLSNQVQMTCAALGIRCLSGLVQFHNRENRPRKGGICVANHTSPVDVLILASDGCYSLVGQVHGGLLGLIQKSCMQTTQHVLFERSEMKDRHLVRKKIREHIEDKAKLPILIFPEGTCVNNTSVMMFKKGSFEVGGTIHPVAIKYDPRFGDAFWNSTKYSMMTYTFNVMTSWAIVCNVWYLPPMVKEEEEDAIHFANRVKAVIAARGGMSILPWDGGLKRKKVKESFKEEQQKKYCQIVTENGSVGNGNVY